The Pseudomonadota bacterium genomic interval CGCCATGTTCTCGCCTCGGGTCCTGCTCCAGGCTAGCTTAGGGCGCGTGCTGGAACAGGTCACGGTCTTTGCCCCCGGCACGGTGGGCAACGTCGGCGCCGGGTTCGACGTATTGGGACTCGCCCTGGAGGCGATCGGGGACGTGGTGCACGCGCGCCGCGTACAGCGGTCCAAGGGCGTGCGTCTGCTTCGCATCGAGGGCGCGGACCTGCCGCTGAGCGCGGACAACACCGCGGTCGTTGCGGCGCGCGGTGCGCTGGAGCTGGTTGAAGCGGATTTCGGCGTCGAGCTCGTACTCGACAAAGGCTTGCCGATCGGTTCGGGCCTGGGCTCGTCGGGCGCTGCTGCTGCTGCCGCTGCCACCGCTGTCAATCTGCTGGCAGGCTCGCCCCTGGCGCCCGAACGACTCGTGGCAGTCTGTGCGGAGGCAGAGCGAGTCGCTTCGGGCGCGCCGCATACCGACAACGTCGCGCCCGCGTTGCTGGGCGGCGTGGTGCTTCAGGGCCCCTGTGGTCGCTCGATCCGCATCGAGACCGAGCTGGATCTCGGGATCGCCTTGGTCACGCCGGTGCAGCCGCTCGAGACCCGTCGGGCGCGCCAAGCCATTCCAAGGGATATCTCGCTAGAGTCCGCTATCTTCAACAGCAGCATGCTTGCGACCTTGGTCTACGCTCTTGCCAGCAACGATGTCGGGCTGTTGCGTGGCAGCGTGCAAGACCGCATCGCCGAGCCCCATAGAGCTCCCTTGATTGCGGGATTCTCCGAAGCGAAACGAGCCGCGCTGGCGGCGGGGGCGCTCGGCGCTTCCATCTCGGGTTCTGGGCCCACGATCTTTGCGCTATGCGACGACCTCGAACGTGCCTCCACGGTCCACAAGGCCATGAGCGCGGCGCTGCACGCGCTCGACGTCGCCCATGTGCCTCGCACGAGCGGCATTGACCGGCGCGGCGCCCACCCGCTTCCGGTTTGACGTAATGGGAGCGAGCATTTCGACCCTGCGTTGCATCGCAAGCGGCGAGACCGAGAGCACGACGAGCGCCCGTTTTCGGAGCCGTGCGGGCGGTCTATTCGCCGTGGAGCACGATCTCGAGGCGCTGGGCGAAGGTGCACCGGACCTCAAGGCTCGCTTCGATGCGCGTCTGTCCGAGCTTTCGTC includes:
- a CDS encoding homoserine kinase, encoding MLEQVTVFAPGTVGNVGAGFDVLGLALEAIGDVVHARRVQRSKGVRLLRIEGADLPLSADNTAVVAARGALELVEADFGVELVLDKGLPIGSGLGSSGAAAAAAATAVNLLAGSPLAPERLVAVCAEAERVASGAPHTDNVAPALLGGVVLQGPCGRSIRIETELDLGIALVTPVQPLETRRARQAIPRDISLESAIFNSSMLATLVYALASNDVGLLRGSVQDRIAEPHRAPLIAGFSEAKRAALAAGALGASISGSGPTIFALCDDLERASTVHKAMSAALHALDVAHVPRTSGIDRRGAHPLPV